Part of the Zingiber officinale cultivar Zhangliang chromosome 8A, Zo_v1.1, whole genome shotgun sequence genome, TAAATGCTGTGTCCATAAAATATGACAGGTCACACCATAGTCTCATATAAGGCACATGACGATTTCATAACTCTCCAAAAACTCATCCTTATTTTAACCTACTTTTGTTTCTATTAATGCTGTGTTTATCAATAATTCCTTGTTGGGTGTTAGATCCATTATATTTAAACTATTTCATTTGTCTTAACTAGTCCCATATTTGTTCTTGTATTGAAATTGCACTCATCTCTTCAATTTAAGATTTAGTTCTACTTAATTTGAATGATATCCAGTTTTTCTTTCAATCTACTAATGACATCATTTTATTTACAGATAATATAGAGGTTTATCTTGAATATGACTAGTAACTTCATCTAAATAGTTAAATAAAGATATAAGGACTTAGAGCTAATCTTTGttgtaattttaagaaaatcctTTATCACATTCTTAATACCTCCGACACTAGTTATTACATTATCATTTGTTATCTTATTGATGTACTTGCTTGTTAATCCTTTCTTTTCTAAATTCCTCTAAAGTGATTGTCTAGGAAATTCCATACTTCTTTTCTTGTACTTTATgttcaaacatttttttattttatcactGTCATTTTTTAATGTTATATTAGAATAAGTATAAATATGAAAACATGTGAAATACTATATCTTAATAATTTGAACACAAATAATTTTATATAGAATTGTTATATAAATGTTATGTATTTGCAGGCTACCTAATAACATAGTTATAAATTCTGTAGCAATGGTCATTTAAAGCTGTTAGTCTATTACTGATCAAATCAAACCGACCCTCGTATAGGAACTAAGATGACGTTCCCTGAGATTATAGTTTACTTCTGACCCTCTTAAGTGACTCTAAAACCTCGTATAGTGCTTCTTcgtgtttatttattttgttgctaTGCTCATGACTTTTTTGCTACTTCGAACTTTGTCTTCAGTGAGTATTGAAGTTTTTAATTCTCTTGTAGGAAATACTCtgatatatatttgtttgtgcgTTCATGAAACACTTAATTTACCTGCTTTAACTTGTGTTCGCAGGGTGCTGGGACATATATGTTCCGGATAGATGATGAGCATGTAATTGATGCAACAAGGACAGGAAGCATAGCCCATTTGATTAACCATTCTTGCGAAGTAAAATATTTCATCTTGAATTTAATTAAGATTGTgtcatgaaatttttttttacacaCGTGCACACGCATAGAAAGGAACTGCTTTTGTCTCTTTTCTATTGATGTGTTGGGATCGCACAATGGAAGAAGCACAATAGCACATTGCAAAagcaaattatttttaatatttgcaATGTTTGTATCTTCGTGAAGATGATTTAAACTTATTGAAATAAGTTAGGTTTAGATCGCCATACCTTAAGCAAGATGCAATGAGCACTACATCGTCTATACAACTCAATCCCTTGAGTAGCAAGGTGGTGCTAGCGTCCTTGGATTGGAGGGAGGAAggaggagattcggccaccattttgaaggttcggccatcaccactaaagagagggagagaggtgtTATAGATCTAGAATGATTAATTCTTTTCTTAAGTTCTAGTGAATTAGTGAGAACTTATATACCCACTAAGCCCAATAGGCCTTAAACTAATTCCCATGTATCTAGCATCAAGTTCTAGATATGGAATATTCCATTTCTAGGTGTCAAGAATATTGGTAATTTTACTTATCAAGACTTAAAATCTCATAGAGAATTAATTATGATCGTATCCACATAATTCTCTAGTCAAgtctaaattaaaaattcaattaactctTTCATTAATTTTCAATTTGACTCCCTTATCTAATTGTGTAAATTAAAATTACATTTCGTAATGGATCTCTTTAATTTGATTTGGACAAAACATTGGTATTATACCTTTCTTGAAGTTACATGCATCAAATGCCAAGATGTCAAGCTTAGTACCTGTGACTCTATAGACTCTTAGAACTAGTGGTAGTGAAATATGAGTAATTAAAAACACTAGGATCCCACATGAAGATCTTCTTTATCAGTTGAGGTACACAGTCCTTATTGCCCTCTACTGAGGTATTGAGACTACTCACTATTTCAAAAGTAACACTCTATCCACAAAAGCCTACCACAACACAATTAATGCACGATACAATCCTCTTATCATTTCATATTATGTCGTGCCTCTATGATTTAGATCAGTCTCTATCCCAATAAGGCACATTCAAGCGTGCACTTTATACAGCCATGACTTGGAAGATCAACTTATAACAATTCTCAACTGATTTCTACTATGCATAGATTTGATCCGAGTGATTACAGATCAAATTACCATGAATAATAATAAGTTCTTTGTTGAGTACTCCTCATCTTTATTAGACTAGTAATATTCCTAACTACAAATGTACGTGTATTTTTCCATAGATTCAATTAAAAAATGTAATTCTGTTAGTAATGCAATTACATTACATAATGATTTTCTATTATAGTCTGATTGCTCTAGGAGATTAACATCAACATGATGGAGTACCAACTTCTATTTATTGTTCCAACTATATTCCAATTTTTGCTTGTACTTGGACTGACAACCtataaatacatgtaaaataccaGGTTTAGTAGGCTACTTATTCTATTCCTTACTCCTAATTTGCTAATAATAGCCATTGTCTATGAGTTAATTGTTGAATAGTGTATCTGTAAATACTTTACTCTAGTATCAGGTGCTTTCCATTATGTATTGTGATTATGCGATTAAGGTAATTCTTAAAAATGTATTCTTGTCTCATTACAACTTTCTAGGTTATTAAAACAAAATACTTCTAGGTATATGCAATCTGAAACTATCCCAAACTCTTTCTAAAGTTGTTGATTCTTTTAAATGCATCTTTTTCTTACCCCTATCAAACCATAAATTCCAGCCTAACACCAGTAGATCGAGTGGTGATTCTCAGCAATTTGCTTTTACGTGCTTCATTGCTTGCATTTGTCTTTTCCCATTTTGATTCTAAAAAGTTACACGCAACAAACAGTCGATTGGTCTTGCATACATCTGTCATTTACTGGATCCCAGCCAGGTTGCAAATATATTGCTAGTTACTCTTCAATATggagattttttttgtttttttttggcaTTGTTCTCTGAGAGATGCTTTTCTGATATGTTCTCTTTCCTGGAGGTCAATATGACTTGTTTAATGTAATCCATAATTTTTTTCTGCAATATTAGCTGTTTGTTTATATTTCCTCTTCCTTATTGGTTAATTAAATGTTTTAATATGCTCAACTTTTGTAGCCCAATTGTTACTCAAGGGTCATTAGTGTTAATGGTGACGAACATATAATTATATTTGCAAAGCGTGATATTAACCAATGGGAAGAATTGACATATGACTACAGGTATGTCTCAAAGCATGCTCGTgtatcttttttcttttttgatgTGATATTCTTACTTGTGAAAAATGAATCAGATTTTTCTCAAGTGATGAACGACTTGCTTGTTATTGTGGTTTTCCGAGATGTCGAGGGATTGTTAATGACACTGAAGCAGAAGAACAGGTTGCCAAAGTCCGGATAGCTCTCAGTGAGATAACTCAGTTGAAAGGTGAATGAGGCATAGTTTTGTCAAGCCATCTAGCCTAGGGTGGGTATTTGATCAATAATCCTTTCATTTGAGAAGCTCACTTATGTTTTGTTTTATGTCTGTCCTCTTTGGTTAGAAACAAAGCAAAATGTTATGCATGAAGCCTTGAAGGTAATATCCGACACCATCTTGTAGTGCCATGATATTAGGAATTCCCGAATAGCAAGTGGCTTGCAATTTGTTCTAGCTTTAGGAGATTGGAAGGCCTCCAAAAAATCAGTAGTGCAGTGTGATTTATTTTTAGTCTTTATCAAGGTCTGAAAATTTTTCATCGAACAATATTTTAAATCATGTCTGTCAATGGTGTTTCTTATTAACATCTGATATTCATTTTTGGCCTATCCATTTGAGTTATTGCCAATTGCATTAGCCAATCTCAAATTCCTGTTTAATCCTTCTCTTTTATTCAAGTGTGTCCAGAGggattttgagtttaagaaaatctAAGTCGTCATTATTTATTTGTTTAGCCATGCAATCTATTtcaattggatgaattaattTTCTGTTGTTGATCTTtgttattataaattaattaacaagTTTTTTCATATTTCCTCTATCATTGAATTTGTGCTTTTATTTGACCTTTTCATGAGATAATGTAAGATTGTTCTTAGTTAGAGAAGTCTTGCATTATGCTTATCATTATAATGATGACACTGATCATTCTGTTTATACATGATTTTTGTTAGTTATTCTCTTGTAAAGTAAGACTGCATATACTAGATCCAATGTGGTCCGATCCATCTCTAGCATCCCGCATTGATGGGAGCTTCATGCACGGCTTTTTCTTCTCTTGGGAGCTATGTAACATGTTATTTTTTTTCACTTTCATTACATTGATTTGACAAAGAATATGACCACTTTAATACCACAAGTGAAACCGTATGACTGGATTTGCAGTTAACATAGATCCAATACTATGTACTCTTTTCCCTCTAGTTATATATTCCACTTTTAAAACTGTGATCAGATTCTATCATTTTTTCTTCCACAATTTCAAATACTAACTAATTCTTTATCCTCGCTGCAGATTTCATCATCAATTTATTGATACTATTACCGGCCTGTTGATTATGCTTCTGATGGATGGTCAGATCGTTGAGTATGATTTGATGATCTTAAAATGAGTTACCTTTTTTTCCCCCTTCTaatacctttgtactttgatttATTTAGTTGCATGCGATTATTCCAtgcattttaatttatttttcttcttgatTACCTCCGGAGGGCCAAAGAAAAGCTTGTATATATAGTTCGATTGAGAAGATATCGAACAGCACGTGTATCTGTTATCTTGTCTAATTTTTAAATATGACAAGTGCTATGTGCATCTCGTTCCTTACCCCTTATGTTAAGCGCTAGGTTTACTAAACTGATGTATATCGAAGTATAAGCTTAATGCACCTATGATAAAATGGAGGCGTATTGAAGAACTTGCTAGAAGTTTCGACACCTACTAGGCTTAATGCGGTAGCTAGGGTCGATGTTTCGAGTCTGCAAAACTACTACATTGAAAATCTAACTTGCATATGACAGAAGAGAAGAGGCTGAGTTTGGAGTACTATAGGAATGAGAGATACTTGTGGTGTAGCCTGTGAACTATGACTATGTAATCGATGATCGTTAATTAGCTAGATTTGTGTCTGGCTGTGTGGTTTTTGTTTTTGATCTAACTTCAAGATTTGTGTCTGGAGAAAGGGAGTGGAGAATGCAGAAATACAAATAAATTGCTCGTTAATTAGCTAGATTTTTCACATATATGATATTGGGTTAGTGGATATTTGGTTTTATTTCGAAAACCAATCTGAACtagcttcttttcctttttttcattGAGCTGAGAATCAGAGATTGTTAGTTATGTCTGatgaatatatattatttttcccATAAAATTCATTTTTCAACTATTCAACTAGGAGGGTAAGTAATTGGTTAATAATTGAACtatcaaatcaaataaattaaaaatggacaaatgaaatatgttttttttttttgaacaaatTGAATCCACCGAGCTTTGCTAAGAAATTGAACAAATTGATCCAGTAAAAAACTAATTAATTCAATCggttatcatccaatttattaattttttatcaatcgattaatatgAGTCGGCTATTTATAATATAACAATCCATTGATTGATGTTGTTCGATTTAATTGTCCATTTTCAGTTTAACCAATTTTTTTACTCACTCCTTATTCTTCTCCTTCACCCCACTCTTATGGAAACTAGTTGAGAGACTTAACACGGCACAGACCATTTAGACATCTCAAAGTAGATAGTAATTGAAGTTAAGGCTTAAAGTTTGGAGGCTCTATTTGGGAGGGAAAAATAACGAAAATAAATAATTGAATTCCTCTTAAAATTACTCATGAAATCAAAGCAAATAATTGAAGCCCGATACGACGGCCCAATTCCAAAACCCTTGCTTGAGAGAAAAGCAACAAATATTCGAACCTATAAATGGATATAAAAAGGATAAAATGAATGAGAAGCGTGCAAAGAGAGGAAAGGGCAGCGAAGATGGAGGTTCGGGGAGATGGCAGTAttttggaggaggaggagaagaagaggctgGTGGAGTCCTTCGTTGGCATCGCCGCCTCCACCCGAGAAGAAGCCCTCTTCTTCCTCGAGAGCCACGGTTGGAATCTGGACTCCGCCATCGTCTCCTTCTACGATCACCAGGCCGATCCCCAGGACCACCGATCGCCCCTCCTCCGAGGGCGGGACGACGCCTACGACCCGGAAGACGAGGATGAGGAATACCTTCCGACGGAGGAGTCCCCCCATGCGGCTGCGCCACCACCGCGCGTGACGCGTTCGACGGTCCCTGCCGCTGCTTCGGCCCCCCGGGCGACTCGTTCGTCTGCGGCGGGGGGTTCCAGAGGGGATAAGAAGGCGTCCAAACCCTCGGGGAGTCGGTCGAGCATCCGTACGCTTGCTGATCTGAATCGGAGAGCCGATCCGGACTCTGATAGCGACTCGGATGGGCCGCAGGAGTACTACACTGGTGGCGAGAAAAGGTTTGGTTTTTACGATGCAATCCTTAATCTCTTTAGGTTaagctgcttcttcttcctttggTGATCATTGTATGATATAGATCCGTTGTTTGACCTTAAGGCATATCTTGAATGTTTGGCACGAGGAGTATCAGATATAATTGACCCATTTTCTTCTCATTGTTTGAACGCAGACTTAACGAACGTGCCCAAGTTAAAATCAACGCTAGGGCACTATTCTTGAATTTATTAATTTACAAATAATGATTTTGGTAACACCCAAATCAATCATGGTTCAGATCCTGGCATATTGGATCTGCCTAAGTATGCTCAACAAGTTTAATAAAGTGTTGGTACCTTAAAATGTGAATTGTGATCTAGTTAACATTGGAAATTTTAGTTATCAAAGCATGTAAAAGTGTGAaattgcttcttttttttttttctagagcATTAGGTTTGACCTGTGAGATTTTTCTCTATTGTGGATGCTTTTCTCCATGAAGTAAGAAGTTTATAAAGAAAGATGAGCTTGATTTGAGATATTTAACCCATTCTTACCAAATGCTATATAGTTTTTTTAGGTTTTTAGGTACTCTTCTTTTGCAAGATTTTATTGTGTGATTGTGTAAGAGACTGGGATTGATATTCATGTAAGTATGTAATGGTGAAGTATTAACGATTTTGTTGTTTATCTAATTACCTTGCAGTGGTATGCTTGTCCAAGATCCTTCAAAAGGTGGCAATAATGTGGATGCAATATTTGAGCAAGCCCGGAGAATGGGAGCGGTCCAAGGACCTCTCGACCCTCAACCATCCTTTAGTTCAAGAAGTTTTACTGGAATAGGTAGACTTTTGTCTGGTGAATCAGCACCGTCTGCTCCTACTCCTGTTCCCACTCCCCAACAACCAGAaaatattatacataatatttatttctgGAGGAATGGATTTACTGTGAATGATGGTCCGTTAAGGAGGTTTGACGATCCTGAGAATGCTTCCTTTTTGGAGGTAAATATTTCATCCACTCATAAGTCCTCAACTAAATTGCTATTTCTGACtgcatatcatatttcatctACATAATTTGATGAAGATATTATTCTTATGCATGccgaaagaaaaaaaacaagttaATGTAATGAGAAATAAGGGTTTTGGAAGTTTTTTTTGCCAAGgtcttaagtttaaaattcactTTCATTAAACATGGAGACTTGAGGCTTCCATGTATACTATCTAAAAaagtaaaatttctagggatacAATTGAGATAAAGATTCTAGCAACTGGCAGTTTGAAATATAATAGATGGAGAGAGGTAGA contains:
- the LOC122009289 gene encoding plant UBX domain-containing protein 4-like, producing the protein MRSVQREERAAKMEVRGDGSILEEEEKKRLVESFVGIAASTREEALFFLESHGWNLDSAIVSFYDHQADPQDHRSPLLRGRDDAYDPEDEDEEYLPTEESPHAAAPPPRVTRSTVPAAASAPRATRSSAAGGSRGDKKASKPSGSRSSIRTLADLNRRADPDSDSDSDGPQEYYTGGEKSGMLVQDPSKGGNNVDAIFEQARRMGAVQGPLDPQPSFSSRSFTGIGRLLSGESAPSAPTPVPTPQQPENIIHNIYFWRNGFTVNDGPLRRFDDPENASFLESITKSECPKELEPADRRTAVNVNLIRRQEDYSEPVRRLAAFHGVGRTLGGGLSDNSATEPPVPPVDSTASSTAPPSLLGLSVDASLPSTSIQLRLADGTRMVARFNMNHTVGHIRAFIDASRPGSSRTYQLQTVGFPPKQLNDLSKTIEEAGLANSVIIQKG